The Spirosoma foliorum genome has a window encoding:
- a CDS encoding phytoene desaturase family protein translates to MEKRDYDAVVVGSGPNGLSAAIVLARAGLSVIVLEARPTIGGGARSAELTLPGFVHDIGSAIHPLAAGSPLFQSLPLAEHGLEFIYPPVAAAHPFDTGNAATLVGSVAETAQTLGVDERAYHKLFDSVVRHWPTMAADVLGPLRFPKHPLDLAQFGLDALLPSTVVANRFQTTEARGLWAGMAAHSIQPLTNLTTAAIALVLMTAGHLHGWPMPKGGAQSIANALASYFKSIGGSIEVDRPVRSLNDLPKSRVVLFDLTPKQLLSVVGDRFSNGLTNQIYRKQLEHYRYGPGIFKIDWALDGPIPFTAPDCHRAGTIHLGGTLEEIVDAEQRTYNGQHPDRPFVLLAQQSLFDPTRAPADKQTAWAYCHVPNGSTLDRTDAIEKQVERFAPGFRDRILARHTMNTAQIEAWNPNYVGGDINGGIIDIGQLYTRPTIALSPYQTSEPGMFICSSATPPGGGVHGMCGYHAARVALREGFGKSVPIELSNG, encoded by the coding sequence ATGGAGAAGCGTGATTACGATGCAGTCGTTGTAGGTTCTGGGCCAAATGGTTTAAGTGCGGCCATTGTGCTGGCGCGAGCTGGTCTATCCGTAATTGTCCTGGAAGCCAGACCAACAATTGGCGGAGGTGCGCGCTCTGCTGAACTGACGCTTCCTGGTTTTGTGCATGACATTGGCTCTGCAATTCATCCATTGGCGGCTGGTTCGCCTTTATTCCAGAGTTTGCCCTTAGCCGAACACGGGCTGGAGTTTATTTACCCACCTGTTGCAGCCGCTCATCCGTTTGATACGGGCAATGCAGCCACCTTGGTTGGCTCAGTAGCCGAAACCGCCCAAACCCTTGGGGTTGACGAACGAGCCTATCATAAACTGTTCGATTCTGTTGTGCGGCATTGGCCTACAATGGCTGCCGATGTGCTGGGGCCACTACGTTTTCCTAAACACCCGCTCGATCTGGCTCAGTTTGGTCTGGATGCGTTGCTTCCATCAACTGTTGTCGCGAATCGATTTCAAACGACAGAGGCAAGAGGATTGTGGGCGGGCATGGCGGCTCATTCGATTCAGCCACTGACAAATCTGACTACGGCAGCCATTGCGCTGGTGCTGATGACGGCGGGGCACCTTCACGGTTGGCCCATGCCCAAAGGTGGTGCCCAGTCAATTGCCAATGCGCTGGCTTCGTATTTTAAATCGATAGGGGGGAGCATTGAGGTTGATCGGCCCGTTCGTTCCCTGAATGATCTGCCTAAATCGCGGGTTGTGCTCTTCGATCTTACACCGAAGCAACTTTTGTCTGTTGTCGGGGATCGATTTTCGAATGGGCTGACGAATCAGATTTACCGAAAACAGCTCGAACATTACCGCTACGGACCGGGTATCTTCAAAATAGATTGGGCACTGGATGGCCCTATTCCGTTCACGGCGCCTGATTGCCATCGGGCCGGAACGATTCATTTGGGTGGTACGCTCGAAGAAATTGTCGACGCTGAACAACGTACCTATAATGGGCAGCATCCTGACCGACCTTTTGTTCTGTTGGCTCAACAGAGTCTGTTCGATCCGACTCGTGCTCCGGCGGATAAGCAAACCGCCTGGGCATATTGCCACGTACCCAATGGCTCAACCCTCGACCGTACCGACGCCATTGAAAAGCAGGTTGAGCGGTTCGCACCGGGTTTTCGCGACCGAATTCTGGCTCGTCATACCATGAACACGGCACAGATAGAAGCCTGGAATCCGAATTACGTTGGGGGCGACATTAACGGAGGAATCATCGATATTGGCCAATTGTATACCCGCCCGACCATTGCGCTATCGCCTTACCAAACCTCAGAACCCGGTATGTTTATCTGCTCATCGGCCACTCCTCCAGGTGGGGGCGTTCATGGCATGTGTGGGTACCATGCGGCCCGTGTTGCGCTACGAGAAGGCTTTGGTAAGTCGGTGCCGATTGAGCTATCAAATGGATAA